The Montipora capricornis isolate CH-2021 chromosome 3, ASM3666992v2, whole genome shotgun sequence genome window below encodes:
- the LOC138043837 gene encoding ribosomal protein S6 kinase-like 1 isoform X1 — translation MAYHDDHWVRLFNVSDPRRAYAGHTLYKVTSKVVFQKEFPEGATEITVWRRFSDFKKLHQELFKIFTFKHFNEEEFPHFPKAKFFGRFEEGVIEERRKAALELLNFAGNITNLFTSVPFLKFFEGGFPDSPKHSDSLASIEDSSSETEGDSPQEASSINEHKISDCNVQIEQQSPSPPISSGKDNDDNPDEATLGGVWLLKQPSLTEGLDTLSSDEEDENNPLAVESSLSHEGTNLNPVEEHDDVFHNDEYFSERETGISAGEERESNTEPPKWLVRAISICSEGEDLEILASEADIGEDVSSFPNYYHHGEGDYQCHSQPGFSDEKSNSEHGVSIEKSSTYVCKGDKDYANTLKQEHLALKPKPALTSQKSDAFKGSLEDPNLVSATEDEQSFSSASGLVKGTTRQRTISDLGNIYIDSKESDYLYAAGHTIHQALDHEVNGRYEEAFSLYKSCVGVLLSGVQGEKDAKRREAVRRQTAKYLLKAEALYNTYLACKESSEKSEQDSLSSHPDNSLCESNDLHKLKDLTLVDLKVIGVVGKVILVQNMLNGETCVVKAVCKSGPTRTHVQSYGNGRQRKKSARRLYGKYPNIVRLYKFFETANTIYLLLEYAQGGRLWDHIFTCHRSYKESLDYVTGKPNQRNVQDRNELDGDHSERKTNENHCTTYENSLPPKVSGMPEERENHFSADVSVPGFAKQGKSTIVCNTDTDKWVPDGSGTSKINTESVGDKCTERSLVSPDRSHLLFMRMDKYFASSMQLVPNEHIKIWAAELVLAVAYLHTAGIICRDLNPRNVLLDEEGHILLTYFGSWEEADYVPDEEAMNHLYCAPEIWQLGEVTAAADWWSVGALLYEIITGQALSSAHPWGLKTHTELQLPNRISPEAKSLIKELLRVMPSERLGSGVNGVEEIKTHPFFSGVNWAWLCSRIS, via the exons ATGGCATATCACGATGACCACTGGGTCAGGCTGTTCAATGTATCGGATCCACGGAGAGCTTATGCAGGACACACTTTGTACAAAGTCACTTCCAAGGTA GTTTTTCAGAAGGAATTTCCTGAAGGAGCGACAGAG ATCACAGTTTGGCGAAGATTCAGTGATTTCAAGAAACTTCATCAAGAGCTGTTTAAGATCTTCACTTTCAAACATTTCAACGAGGAAGAATTCCCGCATTTTCCAAAAGCTAAATTTTTTG GTCGTTTTGAAGAAGGAGTGATTGAAGAGAGAAGGAAAGCTGCTTTAGAGCTTTTGAACTTTGCTGGAAACATCACAAATCTTTTCACAAGCGTGCcatttttgaagttttttgaG gGAGGATTTCCTGATAGTCCTAAACACAGTGACAGTTTGGCCAGTATAGAGGATAGCTCATCAGAGACAGAAGGTGACAGCCCCCAAGAGGCCAGTAGTATCAATGAGCACAAAATCAGTGATTGTAATGTTCAGATTGAGCAGCAATCTCCATCACCACCAATTTCCTCAGGCAAAGACAATG ATGATAATCCTGATGAAGCGACTCTTGGAGGTGTGTGGCTTCTTAAACAGCCTTCCCTTACCGAAGGCCTTGATACCCTGAGTTCAGATGAAGAAGACGAGAACAACCCTTTGGCAGTAGAAAGTAGTTTATCTCATGAAGGGACAAATCTGAACCCTGTAGAAGAACATGATGATGTTTTTCATAACGACGAATACTTTTCAGAACGTGAAACTGGAATTTCGGCGGGAGAGGAGAGGGAAAGCAACACCGAGCCTCCTAAATGGCTGGTAAGAGCGATTTCCATATGTAGTGAAGGAGAAGACTTAGAAATCCTGGCCTCTGAAGCAGATATTGGCGAGGATGTATCATCTTTTCCTAATTATTATCACCATGGAGAAGGCGATTATCAATGCCATTCACAACCGGGTTTTTCAGATGAGAAATCAAACTCTGAGCATGGTGTTTCAATTGAAAAATCATCGACATATGTCTGCAAAGGCGATAAAGATTATGCGAATACACTGAAACAAGAACATTTGGCATTAAAACCAAAACCTGCATTGACGTCTCAAAAAAGTGATGCTTTCAAAGGATCATTGGAGGACCCCAATTTAGTTAGTGCAACAGAGGATGAGCAATCTTTCTCGAGTGCGAGTGGTTTAGTAAAAGGAACAACTCGCCAAAGGACGATCTCCGATCTGGGAAATATTTACATCGACTCTAAAGAAAGTGACTACTTGTATGCAGCAGGACACACAATTCACCAGGCACTCGATCATGAGGTTAATGGTAGATACGAAGAGGCTTTTAGCCTGTATAAGAGTTGTGTTGGCGTGTTGTTGAGTGGCGTGCAAG GTGAAAAGGACGCGAAGAGACGGGAAGCCGTGAGGCGTCAGACAGCTAAGTATCTATTGAAAGCCGAAGCACTTTACAACACTTATCTCGCGTGTAAAGAATCATCAGAGAAATCTGAGCAG GATTCTTTATCATCCCATCCTGATAACAGCCTTTGTGAATCGAATGATCTTCATAAGCTCAAGGACCTCACACTTGTTGACTTGAAAGTCATAGGAGTTGTTGGCAAG GTCATTCTGGTTCAAAACATGCTCAATGGGGAAACTTGTGTTGTCAAG GCTGTGTGTAAGTCGGGGCCAACACGGACGCATGTGCAGTCCTATGGAAATGGGCGTCAGAGAAAGAAGTCCGCGAGGCGCCTATAT GGAAAATACCCCAACATTGTACGGCTTTACAAATTCTTTGAGACTGCAAACACCATCTATCTGTTATTGGAATACGCGCAAGGCGGCCGACTTTGGGATCATATATTCACTTGCCATCGCAGTTATAAGGAGTCACTCGATTATGTCACAGGAAAACCCAATCAAAGAAATGTTCAGGATAGAAACGAACTTGATGGCGATCACAGCGAGaggaaaacaaatgaaaatcaTTGCACAACATACGAGAATAGCCTTCCTCCCAAAGTTTCTGGAATGCCGGAAGAAAGAGAAAACCATTTTAGCGCGGACGTTTCCGTGCCTGGTTTcgcaaaacaaggaaaatctACAATTGTATGCAACACAGACACTGATAAGTGGGTGCCCGATGGGAGTGGAACTTCGAAGATAAACACGGAATCCGTGGGGGATAAATGTACTGAGAGGTCTTTAGTTTCTCCAGACAGGAGCCATTTACTGTTTATGAGGATGGATAAGTACTTTGCGTCATCAATGCAGCTTGTACCGAATGAGCATATTAAAATTTGGGCGGCGGAACTTGTGTTAGCTGTCGCTTACTTGCACACTGCAGGGATCATTTGCAG AGACTTGAATCCTAGAAACGTACTTCTCGATGAGGAAGGTCATATTCTTCTGACCTATTTTGGCTCCTGGGAAGAAGCAGATTATGTTCCTGACGAAGAGGCAATGAATCATTTGTACTGCGCTCCAG AGATTTGGCAGTTAGGTGAAGTAACAGCTGCAGCCGATTGGTGGAGCGTGGGAGCTCTTCTGTATGAAATCATAACAGGGCAG GCTCTTTCATCTGCGCATCCCTGGGGACTTAAAACACACACTGAGTTACAGCTGCCCAATAGAATTTCACCCGAGGCCAAGTCTCTTATAAAAGAG CTTTTGAGGGTGATGCCTTCAGAGAGATTGG GTTCTGGTGTAAACGGCGTGGAAGAAATCAAAACGCATCCGTTCTTCAGTGGAGTTAATTGGGCCTGGTTGTGCTCCAGAATCAGTTAA
- the LOC138043837 gene encoding ribosomal protein S6 kinase-like 1 isoform X2, whose product MAYHDDHWVRLFNVSDPRRAYAGHTLYKVTSKVFQKEFPEGATEITVWRRFSDFKKLHQELFKIFTFKHFNEEEFPHFPKAKFFGRFEEGVIEERRKAALELLNFAGNITNLFTSVPFLKFFEGGFPDSPKHSDSLASIEDSSSETEGDSPQEASSINEHKISDCNVQIEQQSPSPPISSGKDNDDNPDEATLGGVWLLKQPSLTEGLDTLSSDEEDENNPLAVESSLSHEGTNLNPVEEHDDVFHNDEYFSERETGISAGEERESNTEPPKWLVRAISICSEGEDLEILASEADIGEDVSSFPNYYHHGEGDYQCHSQPGFSDEKSNSEHGVSIEKSSTYVCKGDKDYANTLKQEHLALKPKPALTSQKSDAFKGSLEDPNLVSATEDEQSFSSASGLVKGTTRQRTISDLGNIYIDSKESDYLYAAGHTIHQALDHEVNGRYEEAFSLYKSCVGVLLSGVQGEKDAKRREAVRRQTAKYLLKAEALYNTYLACKESSEKSEQDSLSSHPDNSLCESNDLHKLKDLTLVDLKVIGVVGKVILVQNMLNGETCVVKAVCKSGPTRTHVQSYGNGRQRKKSARRLYGKYPNIVRLYKFFETANTIYLLLEYAQGGRLWDHIFTCHRSYKESLDYVTGKPNQRNVQDRNELDGDHSERKTNENHCTTYENSLPPKVSGMPEERENHFSADVSVPGFAKQGKSTIVCNTDTDKWVPDGSGTSKINTESVGDKCTERSLVSPDRSHLLFMRMDKYFASSMQLVPNEHIKIWAAELVLAVAYLHTAGIICRDLNPRNVLLDEEGHILLTYFGSWEEADYVPDEEAMNHLYCAPEIWQLGEVTAAADWWSVGALLYEIITGQALSSAHPWGLKTHTELQLPNRISPEAKSLIKELLRVMPSERLGSGVNGVEEIKTHPFFSGVNWAWLCSRIS is encoded by the exons ATGGCATATCACGATGACCACTGGGTCAGGCTGTTCAATGTATCGGATCCACGGAGAGCTTATGCAGGACACACTTTGTACAAAGTCACTTCCAAG GTTTTTCAGAAGGAATTTCCTGAAGGAGCGACAGAG ATCACAGTTTGGCGAAGATTCAGTGATTTCAAGAAACTTCATCAAGAGCTGTTTAAGATCTTCACTTTCAAACATTTCAACGAGGAAGAATTCCCGCATTTTCCAAAAGCTAAATTTTTTG GTCGTTTTGAAGAAGGAGTGATTGAAGAGAGAAGGAAAGCTGCTTTAGAGCTTTTGAACTTTGCTGGAAACATCACAAATCTTTTCACAAGCGTGCcatttttgaagttttttgaG gGAGGATTTCCTGATAGTCCTAAACACAGTGACAGTTTGGCCAGTATAGAGGATAGCTCATCAGAGACAGAAGGTGACAGCCCCCAAGAGGCCAGTAGTATCAATGAGCACAAAATCAGTGATTGTAATGTTCAGATTGAGCAGCAATCTCCATCACCACCAATTTCCTCAGGCAAAGACAATG ATGATAATCCTGATGAAGCGACTCTTGGAGGTGTGTGGCTTCTTAAACAGCCTTCCCTTACCGAAGGCCTTGATACCCTGAGTTCAGATGAAGAAGACGAGAACAACCCTTTGGCAGTAGAAAGTAGTTTATCTCATGAAGGGACAAATCTGAACCCTGTAGAAGAACATGATGATGTTTTTCATAACGACGAATACTTTTCAGAACGTGAAACTGGAATTTCGGCGGGAGAGGAGAGGGAAAGCAACACCGAGCCTCCTAAATGGCTGGTAAGAGCGATTTCCATATGTAGTGAAGGAGAAGACTTAGAAATCCTGGCCTCTGAAGCAGATATTGGCGAGGATGTATCATCTTTTCCTAATTATTATCACCATGGAGAAGGCGATTATCAATGCCATTCACAACCGGGTTTTTCAGATGAGAAATCAAACTCTGAGCATGGTGTTTCAATTGAAAAATCATCGACATATGTCTGCAAAGGCGATAAAGATTATGCGAATACACTGAAACAAGAACATTTGGCATTAAAACCAAAACCTGCATTGACGTCTCAAAAAAGTGATGCTTTCAAAGGATCATTGGAGGACCCCAATTTAGTTAGTGCAACAGAGGATGAGCAATCTTTCTCGAGTGCGAGTGGTTTAGTAAAAGGAACAACTCGCCAAAGGACGATCTCCGATCTGGGAAATATTTACATCGACTCTAAAGAAAGTGACTACTTGTATGCAGCAGGACACACAATTCACCAGGCACTCGATCATGAGGTTAATGGTAGATACGAAGAGGCTTTTAGCCTGTATAAGAGTTGTGTTGGCGTGTTGTTGAGTGGCGTGCAAG GTGAAAAGGACGCGAAGAGACGGGAAGCCGTGAGGCGTCAGACAGCTAAGTATCTATTGAAAGCCGAAGCACTTTACAACACTTATCTCGCGTGTAAAGAATCATCAGAGAAATCTGAGCAG GATTCTTTATCATCCCATCCTGATAACAGCCTTTGTGAATCGAATGATCTTCATAAGCTCAAGGACCTCACACTTGTTGACTTGAAAGTCATAGGAGTTGTTGGCAAG GTCATTCTGGTTCAAAACATGCTCAATGGGGAAACTTGTGTTGTCAAG GCTGTGTGTAAGTCGGGGCCAACACGGACGCATGTGCAGTCCTATGGAAATGGGCGTCAGAGAAAGAAGTCCGCGAGGCGCCTATAT GGAAAATACCCCAACATTGTACGGCTTTACAAATTCTTTGAGACTGCAAACACCATCTATCTGTTATTGGAATACGCGCAAGGCGGCCGACTTTGGGATCATATATTCACTTGCCATCGCAGTTATAAGGAGTCACTCGATTATGTCACAGGAAAACCCAATCAAAGAAATGTTCAGGATAGAAACGAACTTGATGGCGATCACAGCGAGaggaaaacaaatgaaaatcaTTGCACAACATACGAGAATAGCCTTCCTCCCAAAGTTTCTGGAATGCCGGAAGAAAGAGAAAACCATTTTAGCGCGGACGTTTCCGTGCCTGGTTTcgcaaaacaaggaaaatctACAATTGTATGCAACACAGACACTGATAAGTGGGTGCCCGATGGGAGTGGAACTTCGAAGATAAACACGGAATCCGTGGGGGATAAATGTACTGAGAGGTCTTTAGTTTCTCCAGACAGGAGCCATTTACTGTTTATGAGGATGGATAAGTACTTTGCGTCATCAATGCAGCTTGTACCGAATGAGCATATTAAAATTTGGGCGGCGGAACTTGTGTTAGCTGTCGCTTACTTGCACACTGCAGGGATCATTTGCAG AGACTTGAATCCTAGAAACGTACTTCTCGATGAGGAAGGTCATATTCTTCTGACCTATTTTGGCTCCTGGGAAGAAGCAGATTATGTTCCTGACGAAGAGGCAATGAATCATTTGTACTGCGCTCCAG AGATTTGGCAGTTAGGTGAAGTAACAGCTGCAGCCGATTGGTGGAGCGTGGGAGCTCTTCTGTATGAAATCATAACAGGGCAG GCTCTTTCATCTGCGCATCCCTGGGGACTTAAAACACACACTGAGTTACAGCTGCCCAATAGAATTTCACCCGAGGCCAAGTCTCTTATAAAAGAG CTTTTGAGGGTGATGCCTTCAGAGAGATTGG GTTCTGGTGTAAACGGCGTGGAAGAAATCAAAACGCATCCGTTCTTCAGTGGAGTTAATTGGGCCTGGTTGTGCTCCAGAATCAGTTAA